In the Arachis stenosperma cultivar V10309 chromosome 8, arast.V10309.gnm1.PFL2, whole genome shotgun sequence genome, CGACCAGTAGGGACCTGCTGGTTCTGCCGAGAGGAAGGAGACGTTCAAGCTGAAGAGAAACGACGTCGTATGCTCGTATCGAGTGGGGGTGGAAAGGGAAAATCCTGGTGGGATTATAGCCTTATGGGTATCGATGGAGGAGAGAAGGGTGGGACTGGGAgtgttgatgatgataatgatctGAGTTGGGTTTTTCTTTCTATTCAAGTTCTATGACCAAAAATAAAAGGCAAACTTCTCTTcacatttttagatttttaCATATCACATGCCAGGTCCAGTGATGTTTAGAATTGAAGGGGCTCTCTAATTcacttgataaaaaaaattggtgtttgCTACGGTAAGATGATAAATTCATACGTACCGATACATTTAAAATATGGGCAAATAACAATAAGACATGTGGAATTTATTTTCCACGtcaacatttaattttttcttttttaaatatatagtaTATCACCACTTTTACTAAAACACCTGCCGCCGGCGACGATGAGCGCAAGGAAGGCGCGCGACTGAGTGTGAGACGGTGACGAGACAGAGCGCGACGATGACGACCACTAGGGATCTGCTGGTTCTGCCGAGAGGAAGGAGACGTTCAGGCTGAAGAGAAACAACGTCGTATGCTCGTATCGAGTGGGGGTGGAAAGGGGAAATCCTGGTGGGATTATGGCCTTATGGGTTTCGATGGAGGAGAGAAGGGTGGGACTGGGagtgttgatgatgatgatgataatgatctGAGTTGGGCTTTTCTTTCTAGTCAAGTTCTATGACCAAAAATAAAAGGCAAACATCTCTTcacatttttagatttttaCATATCACATGCCAGGTTCAGTGATGTTTAGAATTGAAGGGGCTCTCTAATtcatttgattaaaaaaattggtgtttgctacggtacgatgataaattcatactaaggataggacttccttCCGCTTATCGCCGCCGGCGGCAGAACCAGCAGGTCTCCGGGATGGTCTTCTTGCTTTGAGTCTCGCCGTCAGCTTCCTCTCCGCCGCCGTCAGATTCTTTCGCGCAACCACAAGCTGGTCCCCGATTTGGTGAGTTCCAACAAATTGTTAtgatctttctttttctgttctgtTGCTGTAATTCATGACTGCACTCTAATTTTGTTGCTGAGAGTTGAATTTTTGCTGAAAATATCACTGAACaagtttttttttctgaaaatcATCAGTGACATGATTTGTTACTGATTATCATCACCGAACCTTGAATAATTTGTCGCTGAAAATATTAGCTAGTTTTTTATTGCTGAAAATCATCACCGAGATGAATTTGTTAATGATTATCATCATTTGTTGCTGTCTTGCTGAGTAATCACTTAGTTAAGTTTTCTTGTTGCTAAAAATGATCAGAGTTGAATTTGTTACCGATTATCATAGAAAACAACTTGTGAATTGGAAAGAGAGAATCTCAATTCTCAAGAGTGCAGGATCTTCACCGAAGGTACTCCAAAACTATCCACACCAAACGAGAATCTGAAGAAGAAATCTGAACTCATCGTCGttcattccttcttcttcttgtgcgGAAGAATGACCAGTTCCGGTGGTGGAAGCTCGTCGAAACCAAGAAGTGCTTCTTTTCAACCTTCCGAAACTTCTTCAAAGCGCAAAAGAGGAGTCTTCCAAAAAGAACGTTAGTAACCACTCCTATCCAACCTCctttttttttgcaattttctgttttcctttttctttttaagatgaaaaagaaaaaagtttcTTTTATGCATGTAACTGTCACTAATAATTTTCCTTATGCTTGCTAAAACAGTGCAGCACATGATGTACGGCTTTGGAGATGATCCAAATGTAAGTGTCCTAACCTTTTATTACATCTCTTAATTACTTTTTGGGATGTGAATGTTAATGGATACTAAACTTTGATCTCTTTTATGCTTCGCACAATTAGCCTCTTCCTGAAAGTGTGGCGCTTACGGAGGATATTGTTGTGGAATATGTCACGGAATTGGTAacctaatttatttattttttaaacctAACTTTTTCATTGTTCTTGTTCAACCGAATTACAGTGTTGTGGATTAATTTGGACCTTTTATTTTTGTGCTTTGAAATTTTTTCCTTCGGAAGGTACATAAAGCTCAAGATATTGGATCACAGGGAGGGAAGCTATCTGTTGAGGATTTCCTTTATTTGATTCGCAAGGTACTTCTTTGTTCATAAAAGAATTTCACATGGAGTTGTCTTAATctgaagttgataattgagagtAGTTAGATAACAATCTAGTCAAACATGTCAAATCATGTAACGGTTGTCAATACCAAATCCACTGCTTTTACTACCAAGAAAATGCACTTATGATTTGCCTTTAACACCATTTTGTCTTCAATTGCTTTGAGGCATGATATAAAGAGCTGTACTGTCAAGAGGCTAATACTTCATTACCTGTTCTGCCTGATCCTCCCATGGATGTCGAACATCAGTCGCACATGCTCGTCCCCTTGAAGTCGGAATAGTCGAAACCGGAAGACTCCGTTACCCATGGGTGCCAGTAACCTATACCTCACCCTTCCGATCTCCCTCACTGCTGTACCACCGAGCTTgctcaatatcaacctcttcaaaTTCGACAACGTATTCACACGTTGAGTTCAAAACAATATCGGATCCACGCATTCAAATGTCACCCCGTTGTCGCCATTTCTCGTACGACAATTGGGATAAACAAGCACAACTATGTATACACTGTTACTGGCCGTTGTACACTTGTTTTCGTGAGAAAAACGAGATagaaaaaagaatagaaaatgTTTGTGAAGAATGCCAAGGGTTACACATCCGTTTAAAGCTACATCGAATTTGTCTTCTTCtatctcgtttatagtgtaaacgagataaagTAGGGGAATTTAAATcggtaattaattttataattatttattttggtcattattacatttattttatttatttaaataaaaaatccttcATTTAATGGATATTTTATTGGTCAACATCACTTTTTTACATCATAGTTTTAAAAACTAGACTGGAGCAGCTTAACTGAGAACTGGATGTCTCTGTAGTTCGGTCTAAATTGAAAAATCGCAATTACAAAATCCGCATGCAGACTGCTGAACTAGGACCTGGCTGGTTTAATTAAAACAACCCcattttgaaatttaaagaaTCATGCGTGCCTCTCTTCACCCTTCAGTTCAAGCTTTAAGGTTTAGTAAACTGAACAAAGCTTCTCCCCCAAACCAAAAGGAAACTGAAAGAAACCCTAGCTTCTCCACCACTACCGCAAGGTGTAACACCCAAACTatcaaagctcacgcttccggcagCGCAACTCtaatagctcggacattacgacgactcttatactatttaatactaaaatatgagttATTTATTTCTGACAATTTCCTCTAGTTTCGTAAATATGTCAATTTACtattatatacaaaaaaattacagTTAAATAAATATTTCTTTATAATTTACATCTACATCTACTTAAGAACATATATCTATGTTTCTAACTTACACATGTTTCTAGATTACATATTGCATACTAACCAAACCCTAACTGAAACGTTATAAACGGTAACAACCTAACACAAGAGAAACACAGTTCGAAACTAATAATTATTTCGTAACAACCTTCCACAAGGACATAGAGCTCTAAGTTCCTCCTAGAGATCTACTACTAAAGCTGCAAATTACATTCTGGTTCTTCACGACTACTCTAACCATGGCCACATACTTAGATtaaacaaacaaagcaaaacTAACCTCAAAGTCGGCCGTCCCGGCATAATGCGGCATCTCGTTCAACCTGTTGATGTCTCAGTCGTTTCCCGCCTGGCGCGCCATCACAGTATGAGTCTAAAATAGGGTGAGAAAGGGTTAAAATAGAGGAGAAAGTGGTTGACAAAGTCAAATTGGAGCTCGAAATAATGCTGTGAACGACTTCCTCTTATAAGCGCGAACAGGCCCAATCTCATTTACAGACATGcatgtatctcgtttacagtgtaaacgaaataGACACGTGTCATGCTAACatgtcttatctcgtttacaaaACGAGATGACATTATCTCGTTTACATTGTAAACGAAATGACATTAACGAAATAAGGTAGGAAAATTTAAAtcgataattaattttataatgatttgttttgataattattatatttattttatttatttaaataaaaaatccgaATAAAATATCCACTAACACACCATATGAGTTTACTAGTCCTTGAGAAGAAAATTGAATCAAGGttgtttcatattttttttacatttttgttATAAGTGTAGTAGAATAGGCTTATGTAGGTGATTTTTCATTTTCTCATTCCAATTTGGACAGAACACAGAAAGGAAAAAAACAAACAACTATATACCTTGATTCAGTCTTTGAGTATAATGGGACTTATATCAAATCTTCATTATAAACTATGGTGGAATTGTTATTATAATCGAATCAATTATAGTCACCAATACTAATGAATTACATACCTAATTTATCTAGTACTCTAAAATTTGCACTAAGCTCAAAATCACTAAGCTTATACAAGTCTAGCCAAATTCTAAGTGATAAtccaatttaaaaaaagaaaaggaaaaatacCTAGATCCTACTACTAAAGATCAAGTATTAACATTCAATTTCTAGGGGCTTGCTTAAATGGAAGCAATGGTCATACCAACTGCCAAGAGAAAACAATGAAATACTACTTCGCCACAACCAGAAAACTAACTTTGTTTAAAGctttatttgaatttgattaatGTTGGATAACCTTTTAAATTCCCTGGTCAATTCCCAATTCCACCACTACATTAAGAGTACAACAGAAGGAGGATAAAAACTATCCTGCTGAGACCAAATAACtctcaaaagaaataaataataactgtaGAAGGTAGAGACCAAATAATTTCTCCTATATTTTGGTAAGTTACCCTAATGAGTCAAAAATTGTTTTCTAATACTCAGACTTATAATCACAAGATCATGGACACAATAAATTGGAGAACAAATATATTAGAAAGTTACAATTCAACTATCCAAGGCACATTGACTATTTTCAAATGTAGGACATActccaaaattccaaaaatttgGTAGAGACATCTTAGAACAGGAAAAGCAGTAATCCTAAATTCAGTAACGATGCAATTCAATACCCTTTTCCTCATTCATCATTCAACTGTTTCATCTACCTCAAAAACCTTCCTCAGTTTCTCTTCATCTGATTCAAAGACTTTCCTTGCCTGTTTTAGCTCTTCATTCATGGACAACAATTCTGTACATCGATTAAGTTTTGGCAAATCCTGTAGCAGTATAAGAAATTGGGATTAATCCTGAACAAAAATGTTCAATCATGAATTGGATCAATGTTTATGGATACTTGAAAGTTGCAAAGTTGCAACAAATTCTAAAGTATTAGCCTCTTGACAGTACAGCTCTTTATATCATGCCTCAAAGCAATTGAAGACAAAATGGTGTTAAAGGCAAATCATAAGTGCATTTTCTTGGTAGTAAAAGCCGTGGATTTGGTATTGACAACCGTTACATGATTTGATATGTTTGACTAGATTGTTATCTAACTactctcaattatcaacttcagATTAAGACAACTCCATGTGAAATTCTTTTATGAACAAAGAAGTACCTTGCGAATTAAATAAAGGAAATCCTCAACAGATAGCTTCCCTCTCTGTGATCCAATATCTTGAGCTTTATGTACCTTCCGAAGGAAAAAATTTCaaagcataaaaataaaaggtCCAAATTAATCCACAACACTGTAATTCAGTTGAACAAGAACAATTAAAAAGGTaggtttaaaaaataaataaattaggtTACCAATTCCGTGACATATTCCACAACAATATCCTCCGTAAGCGCCACACTTTCAGGAAGAGGCTAATTGTGCGAAGCATAAAAGAGATCAAAGTTTAGTATCCATTAACATTCACATCCCAAAAAGTAATTAAGAGATGTAAAGGTTAGGGCACTTACATTTGGATCATCTCCAAAGCCGTACATCATGTGCTGCACTGCACTATTTTAGCACGCATAAGGAAAATTATTAGTGACAGTTACATGCATAAAAgaaacttttttctttttcatcttaaaaagaaaaaggaaaacaaaaaattgaaaaaaaaacagGAGGTTGGATAGGAGTGGTTACTAACGTTTTTGGAAGACTCCTCTTTTGCGCTTTAAAGAAGTTTCGGAAGGTTGAAAAGAAGCACTTCTTGGTTTCGACGAGCTTCCACCACCAGAACTGGTCATTCTTCcgcacaagaagaagaaggaatgaaCGACGATGAGTTCAGATTTCTTCTTCAGATTCTCGTTTGGTGTGGATAGTTTTGGAGTACCTTCGGTGAAGAGAAACGACGTCGTATGCTCGTATCGAGTGGGGGTGGAAAGGGGAAATCCTGGTGGGATTATGGCCTTATGGGTATCGATGGAGGAGAGAAGGGTGGGATTGGGAgtgttgatgatgataatgatctGAGTTGGGCTTTTCTTTCTAGTCAAGTTCTATGACCAAAAATAAAAGGCAAACATCTCTTcacatttttagatttttaCATATCACATGCCAGGTCCAGTGATGTTTAGAATTGAAAGGGCTCTCTAATtcatttgataaaaaaaattggtgtttgctacggtacgatgataaattcatacgtaccgatacatttaaaatatggacaaataacaataagacatgtggaatttattttccacgtcaacatttaattttttcttttttaaatatatagtaTATCAGCAATTTTACTAAAACACTTGCCGCCGGCGATGTTGAGCGCAAGGAAGGCGCGCGACTGAATGTGAGACGGTGACGAGACAGAGCGCGACGATGACGACCAGTAGGGACCTGCTGGTTCTGCCGAGATGAGGAGACGTTTAGGCTAAAGAGAAACGACGTCGTATGCTCGTATCGAGTGGGGGTGGAAAGGGGAAATCCTGGTGGGATTA is a window encoding:
- the LOC130943425 gene encoding transcription initiation factor TFIID subunit 13-like, which encodes MTSSGGGSSSKPRSASFQPSETSLKRKRGVFQKLQHMMYGFGDDPNPLPESVALTEDIVVEYVTELVHKAQDIGSQRGKLSVEDFLYLIRKDLPKLNRCTELLSMNEELKQARKVFESDEEKLRKVFEVDETVE
- the LOC130944406 gene encoding transcription initiation factor TFIID subunit 13-like; amino-acid sequence: MTSSGGGSSSKPRSASFQPSETSSKRKRGVFQKELQHMMYGFGDDPNPLPESVALTEDIVVEYVTELVHKAQDIGSQGGKLSVEDFLYLIRKVLLCS